The Candidatus Zixiibacteriota bacterium DNA segment CATTGGAAATTCGGGTCCACTAATCCCTGGGTGATGGCTACCTACTTCTCGACCTCGGCTATCGGCGGACCGACCGGCTATTACAACAGTTCGCCGTTTGGCTACTTCACTGAAGGATTAAGTTCCACCGATGAACGGATCGATCTGTATTACGGGCGCGGGAATATGATAGGCGGTCATAACTTTGGATTTCATTTCGGCTACTCACGGGCATCCTATGATATTGATGAGGCCAATACAGATGGCGATTATCAAGAGAAAATAACCTACTACGACTTCGGATTTGGCCTTACCGATACGGCCGGCAGTTACGACGCCTCTTTGCATCTCGGCTTTGGCGGCTGGGATGACGAGGGCCTCGACGGCGCCGGTGACGGCGTGGTACAGAGCGAACCGGATGGATTTATGGATGTTACGGCCATGTTCCGGAAGTTCAGGCAGATAAATCCAGAGTGGACGGCCATCGGCCATGCCACTCTGTTTTTCGGCAAGCGTGGCGAGAAGGACCACGGAGCGGATGCTTTCGGCCCAGACTGGACAACAACGGATGACATTATCACCAAAGATGGAAGGTTCTTTTTCGACATCGGTCTCGGCACCAACTGGATGCCGGCGGGCAATGTGTTGGTAGTCGGCGATGTCGGGATCGCCTACGATAAGGTGAAGCGAGAGTTCACGACATCAGCCAACCACCCGGCTGGAGCAGGCAGCGCCGAATGGACCACCACCGATGTGGTCTTCCCGTATTGGAGCATTGGTTTTGACGCCGACGTGTTCAAGTGGATGGATGTACGCATGGGTGCAACCTCCGACTGGATATCCCAGAAAAGCGAAACCGGTTCGGTCATTGCCCTCACTGAGACCGAGAAGACGAAATGGGCTGAGAATATGACCTATCTCGGGTTCGGTTTTCACTGGGGCAGGCTTCATGTCGACACAGAGACTGACCCCGACCTGTTCCTGCGTGGCTTTGACTTCATCACAGGTAACGGTGGTGGCAGCGACATGAACGGTCGCATCTCCGTGGTTTACGAACTGATGTAATGACTGAGTCTTTTTAGGTGCAACCTGACCGCGAGTCGGTGGCACCACCAGTTCCAAGGGTGGTAAGCACAATGATGCTTGCCACCCTTTCCTTTTGGCTATTCTTGGCTATTAAGGAGTGGCTAGGCTAACAGGTCTTTGACAAACTGTGGCAGGCAAAAAGCCCCACGGTGGACATCGGCGTTGTAGTACTTGGTCGCCAAGCCCCTCTCCAAGCAGCGCGCCTCATCGAAGTCGGCCAAGGGATCGTACTTGTTGCTGCAAAAACCGAACGACCAAAAACCGGACGGGTAGATGGGCATAAAACAAGTATACATCCTGACCAGCGGAAATATCTGAGTGAGATTTGAGTAAATGCTCTTCACCGTGTCCTGATTGTAGAATGGTGATTCGGTCTGGGCAACCAGGATGCCGTCATGGTTCAGTCGGTCGTGCACGCTTTGATGGAACTCTTTCTGGAATAGATCGGCAGCCGGGCCGACCGGATCTGAAAGATCAAGAATAATGATATCGAACTTGTCCCTGGTGGTTTCCAAAAACTTCTTGCCGTCCTGAAAAATCAACCTGGACCTGGAGTCTTCAAGACCTGTGCAGAGTTCGGGGAAGTGTCGGCGGGCCACTTGGACGACTTTCTCGTCGAGTTCACACATGGTACAGCTTTCAACTTCCGGATGCTTCATTACTTCGGTTAAGGCGCCACAGTCCCCCCCCCCGATAATCAGCACCCGCTTTGGCGACGGATGACAGAACAAGGGAACGTGTACGATCATCTCGTTGTAGGCATTGTTATCGTTGTCGCACACCATAAGTGAGCCGTACAGAACCAGCATCTTGCCGAAGTCGTGTGTTTGAAGGACATCGATCCGTTGGAACTCAGATTGCACCGACTCGATGATACGATCCACCTTGATCGTCAATCCGGACTGACCATTATGGAGCTCTGAGTACCAGACATTCCAGAGATCGGTCATTCCTTCTTCGGCAATGTAGGTTTTTTCTATGCGATCACGATCGGTCATTGGTATCTCAGGGAACAATATTGTAGGTCGGCCGGCGCAGGGTATTGAAATCCGATCCCGAGACTGCGCAATAGGCCCCGGTAGCCAGAAACAAAATGCGGTCCCCTACCTCGTGCTCCGGTATCATGAGCCCGTCGTACATCACATCGAATGAGTCGCAGGTTGGACCGGCCAGAACCGATAGCCTTGGCTTATCTTCTTTCAAAGTAACAACCGGGTATTGACATTGGTCATAGACGATTCCTGAAAAAGTCGAATAGAGACCATCGTCGAGATAGTACCACATTTTCCCATCGCGAAGAGATTTTCCCAGAACGGTAGTCACCAGTGTGACACTGGAGGCGACCATAGCCCGCCCAGGTTCCGAGATGATCCGGATGCCGGGCCGGATATGTTCATTAAGAGC contains these protein-coding regions:
- the speE gene encoding polyamine aminopropyltransferase encodes the protein MTDRDRIEKTYIAEEGMTDLWNVWYSELHNGQSGLTIKVDRIIESVQSEFQRIDVLQTHDFGKMLVLYGSLMVCDNDNNAYNEMIVHVPLFCHPSPKRVLIIGGGDCGALTEVMKHPEVESCTMCELDEKVVQVARRHFPELCTGLEDSRSRLIFQDGKKFLETTRDKFDIIILDLSDPVGPAADLFQKEFHQSVHDRLNHDGILVAQTESPFYNQDTVKSIYSNLTQIFPLVRMYTCFMPIYPSGFWSFGFCSNKYDPLADFDEARCLERGLATKYYNADVHRGAFCLPQFVKDLLA